One Cellulomonas taurus genomic region harbors:
- a CDS encoding SA1320 family protein, giving the protein MSTQRDTTDDDLMDLASRIAYQVLDRWEIVKVNGVKYQVTDFVHDTVTGLDAFTLENTASHEVTVAFQGSQGSTDWQNNAVLITSLTPAQFTAAENYVASQPRVDFVCGNSLGGGLAADVAAKNPNVRAVTVNPAPVPAEVAGRNVDNVRNYIVDNDMLHQLVVAGGLSDRIIGETRTVNGTYVNDIFGPNHIGSERVEGGYDASMVVPFSLFHDDAVVSAGAFGEPVDIRTETLILMAVGLESERRDVRCVARSKLRETALSLDAYAGTLAARERAVHEAIVEWFAQEYARACRAVDQVQEFVDTLRPALRRISVPLPLRPFWGAIATVVLDAVNTIVDGLQVIAGYQSRAAAEATWSIYQDVFLRASHDIISGLLDQVDALDDDARLVDDKWRTVIEMSTRVAVGMIQVDQAMAAGVTGRGLKNPLPPTMPAWPAGTVQVADEQFSQHIAQTVMTLRTDGASTALTLLAGGLSSALAGGIVPPLTQIRLALELIDRTFTGVTTKAEAVVGLAALVSDDARAFLTQLEELRMTCTRGFDLGIEGIQAVLRAVEELPSLVMSLQPQIESWIFGDEQIEQVYDALTMCRNLYERTALTFGEADFQLSGNAGAMVRALARRSRDVQHDTATVTSSLHRMVS; this is encoded by the coding sequence ATGAGCACACAACGTGACACCACCGATGACGATCTGATGGACCTCGCTAGCCGGATCGCCTACCAGGTCCTCGACCGGTGGGAGATCGTCAAGGTCAACGGCGTGAAATACCAGGTCACCGACTTCGTCCACGACACCGTCACCGGCCTCGACGCCTTCACCCTCGAGAACACCGCCAGCCACGAGGTCACCGTCGCCTTCCAGGGCTCGCAGGGCAGCACCGACTGGCAGAACAACGCCGTGCTGATCACCTCGCTGACCCCCGCGCAGTTCACCGCCGCGGAGAACTACGTCGCCAGCCAGCCACGGGTCGACTTCGTGTGCGGCAACTCCCTCGGCGGCGGTCTCGCGGCGGATGTGGCGGCAAAGAACCCGAACGTCCGGGCGGTCACGGTGAATCCGGCGCCGGTCCCGGCGGAGGTGGCGGGCAGGAACGTCGACAACGTGCGCAACTACATCGTCGACAACGACATGCTGCACCAGCTGGTGGTCGCCGGTGGGTTGAGCGATCGGATCATCGGCGAGACGCGCACCGTCAACGGGACGTACGTCAACGACATCTTCGGTCCGAACCACATCGGCAGCGAGCGGGTCGAGGGCGGGTACGACGCCAGCATGGTGGTGCCGTTCTCCCTGTTCCACGACGACGCCGTGGTCAGCGCCGGGGCCTTCGGCGAACCGGTCGACATCCGGACCGAGACTCTCATTCTGATGGCGGTGGGCCTGGAGAGCGAACGCCGGGACGTGCGGTGTGTGGCGCGCTCGAAGCTGCGGGAGACGGCGCTGTCGCTGGACGCGTACGCGGGGACGCTCGCCGCGCGCGAGCGGGCGGTGCACGAAGCCATCGTCGAGTGGTTCGCGCAAGAGTATGCCCGGGCCTGCCGCGCGGTGGATCAGGTGCAGGAGTTCGTGGACACCCTCCGTCCGGCGCTGCGACGGATCAGTGTCCCGCTGCCGCTGCGGCCGTTCTGGGGTGCGATCGCCACCGTGGTCCTGGACGCCGTGAACACGATCGTCGACGGCCTGCAGGTGATCGCCGGGTACCAGAGTCGGGCGGCGGCGGAGGCCACCTGGTCGATCTACCAGGACGTCTTCCTGCGCGCCTCGCACGACATCATCAGCGGCCTCCTGGATCAGGTCGACGCCCTCGACGACGACGCGAGGCTCGTGGACGACAAGTGGCGCACCGTCATCGAGATGTCCACCAGGGTCGCGGTGGGGATGATCCAGGTCGATCAGGCGATGGCAGCAGGGGTCACCGGCCGGGGCCTGAAGAACCCGCTCCCACCCACCATGCCCGCATGGCCGGCCGGCACGGTGCAGGTCGCGGACGAGCAGTTCAGCCAGCACATCGCGCAGACAGTGATGACCCTGCGCACCGACGGGGCGAGCACCGCGCTGACCCTCCTCGCCGGCGGTCTCTCCTCGGCGCTTGCCGGAGGCATCGTGCCGCCGCTCACGCAGATCCGGCTCGCCCTGGAGCTGATCGACCGCACATTCACCGGCGTGACCACCAAGGCGGAGGCGGTCGTCGGTCTGGCAGCACTGGTCTCCGACGACGCGCGCGCGTTCCTCACCCAGCTGGAGGAGCTGCGCATGACCTGCACCCGTGGATTCGACCTCGGGATCGAGGGCATTCAGGCGGTGCTGCGCGCTGTCGAGGAGTTGCCGTCCCTGGTGATGTCGCTGCAACCGCAGATCGAATCGTGGATCTTCGGCGACGAGCAGATCGAGCAGGTGTACGACGCGCTGACCATGTGCCGCAACCTCTACGAACGCACGGCACTCACGTTCGGGGAGGCCGACTTCCAGCTGTCCGGCAACGCCGGGGCGATGGTCCGCGCGCTCGCCCGCCGCTCCCGGGATGTGCAGCACGACACCGCCACCGTGACGAGCTCACTGCACCGCATGGTCAGCTGA